Within the Tachysurus fulvidraco isolate hzauxx_2018 chromosome 3, HZAU_PFXX_2.0, whole genome shotgun sequence genome, the region CTACTTTTTTACTAGGAACCTTGATGACTTTCTCTGCAGCCCAGTCACCTTTCTAAGAAACAGGAGTCAGTTTAGCCAATATAGTCTTAATATAATTTCAAGCACAATTTTATGATAGGAATGTCCTGAAAGTTTAACATATGCTTGCCGGAGTCTTATAGAAGCGGAACACAGTGCCTTGGAGTGCACAGCCCACATAACCTTCAGCTGCAGAAGGGTCATGCAGAAAGCGGATCTCTAAAGGAATGGCGCCCTCTTCTCCTAAATCCAGAGTCTGCATATGCTTGTGAGTGGTCCAGTCCCACACATGGATGCACTGCCCATAGTGACCTGCAGAGAAAAGTCACATTATGTTCTAATGGTAATGAAAAATGATGCCTACATCCacatcaataaaaaacaaatcatcagaGAATCAACAGAAACTACACACCTGCTTTGACATCTGCAGGATTGAATCCATTGGCGAGTATTTTGGGTGCTCCCCACTCGGTGCTAATCATGACATTATGACGTGGCTGGTACCAGAAGTCATATCCAAAGGGTGCTGCTTCACCAGGCAATTCCCAGTTTCCAATCACTTCAAAAGTCTCACCATCCAACAACACAAATCcacctagacacacacataaaatgtacCTTCATTACTTTAATCAATATTTGGCACTTCTTAAAACCATTTAAGGTTCTTATAATAAGTGCTGATTCCTAATTCGTAATGTTTACTTCATTGTGAATATAGCATATTCATTAACAGTCTGAGTTATTATAGGTATATAATTCGTGTATAATGCATGTAATTGTTTGCCCAAACTGGTATATTACCCTTTCCATTTCCTGAGGGGTCTCCCAGGGTACTGATCATAATTTGTCCAGTGCCCAAGCAGTGAGAGGTATGAGGATTGGCCAAGCCGCATTTCCAGAACATCTCCACAGGTTCAACAGTCTGTTGGAAGAAACTGATTAATGGAAAGTGGCTGAACCTCTATGGATATTATACACTGTACTCAAGGACAGGCCACTTTGTTAGGAACACCTATACATGGCAGCATCACAATGCATcataatcatgcagatacagatctTACAAATTTCAGTTACTGTTGACATCAAAAAGAATGGGGAAAATGGAGATTTTCATGCataacagtctctagagtttatacagaatggtgcgaaaaaaacatacacacaagaaAAGCATCCAATTATTGGCAGTTATTTTGGCAGAAATGCCTTGTTCATGAGTATAGCCAGAATAATTTGTGCTGACAGAGATGCTATAGTGACTcgaataaccactctttacaactgctgtgagcaaaaaagcatttcataaTGCATAATACATTAAACCTAGAAGTGGACTGACCACTGATGGAGAAAATTTGTAAGAATTTCATtgcatactgtacactgtacttAAGAACCTGGCAAACATTATGCACCCCAGGTAAGTGATAATTCATAACAGAGAAGGTTGCATTTACTCTTCAGTTACTTCACCTTGTGAAGTCGTGGAGCACGGGCATCTGTTCCCACATCAATAACATAGACCCGGGAGGAAATCAGGGAGGGTAAGATGAGCCGGTTGCGTTTTTTGGAGGCATCATCAAAACAGCTGCTGCAGGCATTCCATCCAGAGTGGTGCAACTCATCATTCATATTGGGCATAGGCAACCTATGAATAACCTACATTCACCAAGTGCACACATACTTTACTAACTTGTgaagtacaaaataaaaacaaagatttttttaaatagagaaGCAAAGctttaatttgtacatttttaaacacacccaATGGTTTCTTCTATTTTGTCTTACCTTACAATAATTGGGAGATTTAGGATTTACATCAACGGTTGCAAGATAATCAGGCTTTCGTATTTCAGTATTCCGATAAATACAGGGCAGGTAAACAATCTCCTCTCGAGGACCTTGGGGAATATTCATGTTACAGGTTAATTTCTTGCATCGCTTTCTTTGGATGGAGTCAGTGATACCAAGCTTTGTGTTGCCTTACCATTCATGGCATTCAGAGGACTTTTGTAACCTGGTCCACATCCTGAGCAGGTAGATGCTGTgggtagaaaaaagaaaaacaacctgATTCTAAAGCAAATTCACATCAATGTTGTCCAGTAAATCGGATTCATATTGAACTGATGAGCTCGAATCAATATTTGACAAATCAATGGACAAAACaatataaagtgtattatttagaGATTGGATCATGATAAGCTACAAAACAGCTTCATTGTACCTAAGCACAGATTGTACAAGTCCcaaaacaaacagcacaatATTTCCTTTAGTTTgtctcatgtctgtgtgtttatatttgataaagtaataaaatccTTAGACATTACTACAGAACATGTAGCAAGGCATGGAAAATTCCCTGCAGAAATTTCAACATCTCAGAAATGATTACATTACTTATAAACAGGCTGTAATTCTAAATATGGTTTTAACTGTGGGTGAGGTAAGGAAACTAGCGTTCTAGAAAGTAGCATTTTATTCCAGGGGGACAGATTAAAAGTCAAAATCCATTCACTGACATTCATGGCCTGGAGAACAATACAACATATCTTTTTCAGCTATCTTTTATATATCATACATGCATAACCTATAGTGACAGAAATAAAGATGACGTTTTATTTACAGGCAGTTGGCAATGTTATAGGCAGCTGAAACTTGGCTTTACAACATTCAGGTAGCAAgaatattgttttattagatGATAAAAGTAAATGATTCTTGTATCACCTTTTCACATCAAGCAAAGTATAGTATATAGATAAGCTATTTTGTACTGTTTTAATTTACAAATCACACATCTTTTGCAGTGAGATGCCGATATTTCAGACTGTATATACACCCTATAGTGAAAGAAAGTTGCACAGgatgaaattaaatttattagATATGATTTAAGTAAGGCAAATATTTTATCACCTTTTCACATCagataaagaggaaaaaagctaTGTGAATATCTATTAATGTTTAAagataagttaaataaataaagttattttaagttaattttaattaaaacttgcagttaaaataaaagaaaacaaacaaacaaacagtgtgGATTGTAGTAAGCTATTTGATTCCAGACAGACACTTTTTCACAATTTTGTTATACTacaataaaagaataataatctTCCCATCTAAACAAAATCCACAtccataattttttattaaatataaacaaactaataaatattccaacaattatttaacataattaatTGTTGAAAATTTGAGCAATAGGATAAAGTGGTTGTTATATGAGAAGCAACAGATGCGACATTTCTCAATAAGTTAAGAGATAGCAAGCACTGCCAAAAAGTTATACAACATCCTTCCACTGATAAACAGAAACTCTAGTGAGtcttaaacaaaaatatttcgTAGCAGTCTCGTAAATCAGAATGCAAGAAAAAAcctgtaaatgttttttgttgaattctatttttctttgtatttatcatGAAATTATTGTATACATATATCAGTCCATATGTTACAAATCCTACATTACATGTATAATCCTACACTATATATGCAGAGGTGTGGTTAGGAGCTATTTGTAGCGTTAATGTGATGCCCCATAGATTTATCACACTTCACAAATTAATGAAGAGGCAGGAGTGATGGAGAACCCCTCAGTTGCTCACGTGCTCTGTTGGAGCAGGTTTCCCTCAAGGTACTTGAGGTGGGTAATAGTGAAGGGTCATGTATGCCTAAACTATTTCATAGATAGCCTACACAGACAGATAAGTAAGCAATAAGTAAGtaggtaaacaaacaaacaaacaaacaaacaaacacgctattttttaaaactataataaaataaatgaataataatgataaaaaatattattaaatattattcatttaaatcacATTAATTAATCACATTAGAGGAGGATGTAAAGCTGTCATATAGTCTTGTTACACTTATTTCACTTATCTTCTTTCTTAAATAATCAAATGTATACGGTAAGAAGTTTACATTTTAGttataaaacatgacaaataaCTTTGAAAGAAGAATTTTAAGGTCTTTCCccacaaactacacaaaacaaagtgtTAGGTTGTGGGACAAAACATGGTATAGTGATCACATAAACCAACacaactttaaaaacaacaaactgtgGTTTTAGCGAAAACActgctctgtgtctgtattAACTGTAATATTCTTAAAACTATTTTGGGCCAAATCGGATATTCTACGTAGAAATCTTAGTGCAAATTCAGCAGGCACCACCCCGTGAGTCcatgataatatatatatgattattattttttttgacgAAACACCATTTCAAAATCGCAGACTCACGACAGTTTGTTTAACTCGCGTACGAAagtaagttaaaaaaacaaaaacaaacattagtTAAGACACGATTAGACGTATACGTACCCATTCTTTAACAAACTCGCCAAAAGTTCCTTAAAGGAAGGACTGTCTTGACGTAGCAGAAGGATCTTATAAGGCGGTGAAATGAGGCGTGTCCCACAGACAGCAGGAGAAAGTTATATAAGCAAGGCGACACTGGAAATGCTGCAAATCATTAATCAGCCTGAAGATTACAGATAACTAGTCTGTTCTAATCTGCTCTAGTTTTGCTCGACTGAACATTCTATGGTCAAATTATTTAACTGATACTAtgaatatgttgtgtgtgtgtgtattatttccCTTATAAAATGTTGAAAACAAGACTGAGATAGAGCAGAACATTTCCACAAAGCATTCATTTCCTCAGTGAAGAGCCACTTACACCATAGTCCAGTCATATGTTGACCTTCACCAATGAGGTGTGGAACTGGAATGATTTGCATTTGCATTGCTTTTAAATGTACCTAGAGTTTCTGAACTGGGGAAAATTTTCCTATTTTGGACCTTTGGCATGGAATAATttgcaaaaagatttaaaactagAGAAATTGATGTCTATCGGTGAATTTAAAGGTATCATAAAGAAAGTGCTGAATgcatgattgtttttgttgagagggtcctatgttttaatatttctttttatttttgtacttgttgtattttaatatgttgtcaaactgtatggctgctaccttggccaggtctctcttgtaaaagagattttaatctcaatgagacttcctggaaaaataaaggtaaataattGAGCTCTGGCTTCAATCTCCAAATACCTTTGATATAATTTGTAAAATCAAAGGTGATTTCGAGTAGCCACT harbors:
- the selenbp1 gene encoding methanethiol oxidase, giving the protein MASTCSGCGPGYKSPLNAMNGPREEIVYLPCIYRNTEIRKPDYLATVDVNPKSPNYCKVIHRLPMPNMNDELHHSGWNACSSCFDDASKKRNRLILPSLISSRVYVIDVGTDARAPRLHKTVEPVEMFWKCGLANPHTSHCLGTGQIMISTLGDPSGNGKGGFVLLDGETFEVIGNWELPGEAAPFGYDFWYQPRHNVMISTEWGAPKILANGFNPADVKAGHYGQCIHVWDWTTHKHMQTLDLGEEGAIPLEIRFLHDPSAAEGYVGCALQGTVFRFYKTPKGDWAAEKVIKVPSKKVEGWVLPEMPSLITDILISLDDRFLYFSNWLHGDIRQYDITDKRNPRMVGQIFLGGSIQNDGPVKVLEDKELKQQPSPQIVKGKRIPGSPQMLQLSLDGKRLYVTTSLYSAWDKQFYPEIIKQGSVMLQIDVDTLNGGLTLNEKFLVDFGQEPDGPALAHEIRYPGGDCTSDIWL